The Alosa sapidissima isolate fAloSap1 chromosome 6, fAloSap1.pri, whole genome shotgun sequence genome window below encodes:
- the abracl gene encoding costars family protein ABRACL, which translates to MNVDHEVSLLVEEIRRLGTENADGKISVTFGVLFNDDKCANLFEALVGTLRAAKRKKIVTYQGELLLQGVHDNVDVILL; encoded by the exons ATGAATGTGGATCACGAAGTGTCATTACTTGTGGAAGAGATTCGGCGCCTTGGCACTGAGA ATGCAGATGGGAAGATCAGTGTTACATTTGGAGTACTTTTCAATGATGATAAGTGTGCCAACTTGTTTGAAGCCCTTGTGGGGACCTTGAGGGCAGCCAAGAGGAAGAAGATAGTAACATATCAAGGAGAACTGCTTCTTCAAGGTGTCCATGACAATGTTGATGTTATTCTCTTGTAG